A genomic stretch from Heliangelus exortis chromosome 16, bHelExo1.hap1, whole genome shotgun sequence includes:
- the MC3R gene encoding melanocortin receptor 3: MNTTHFAFSFQPVLLNVTEDFNDSVLNNRSSDGFCEQVFIKAEVFLTLGIISLLENILVILAVLKNGNLHSPMYFFLCSLAVADMLVSMSNALETIMIAILSNGYLIIDDHFIQHMDNVFDSMICISLVASICNLLVIAIDRYITIFYALRYHSIMTVKKALTLIVVIWIACIICGIIFIAYSESKTVIVCLITMFFTMLFLMASLYVHMFLFARLHVKRIAALPVDGVPYQRTCMKGAVTITILLGVFIVCWAPFFLHLILIISCPMNPYCVCYTSHFNTYLVLIMCNSVIDPLIYAFRSLEMRKTFKEIVCCCSGMSVGQCML, from the coding sequence ATGAATACGACACACTTCGCATTTTCATTTCAACCTGTGCTGCTTAATGTCACTGAAGACTTCAATGACTCAGTTCTGAACAACAGAAGCAGCGATGGATTTTGTGAGCAGGTCTTCATAAAAGCCGAGGTCTTCTTGACTTTAGGGATCATCAGCCTACTGGAAAACATCCTGGTCATTCTTGCAGTGCTGAAGAATGGAAACCTGCATTCTCCCATGTATTTCTTCCTCTGTAGCTTGGCTGTAGCAGATATGTTAGTGAGCATGTCAAATGCCTTGGAGACTATAATGATTGCAATCCTGAGCAACGGCTATTTGATCATTGATGACCACTTTATCCAGCATATGGACAATGTTTTTGACTCAATGATCTGTATATCTTTGGTAGCCTCAATTTGCAACCTCTTGGTTATAGCCATTGACAGGTACATAACTATTTTCTATGCTCTCCGTTACCACAGCATCATGACTGTGAAGAAAGCTTTAACCCTGATTGTGGTCATTTGGATTGCTTGTATCATCTGTGGCATCATATTTATCGCCTACTCAGAAAGCAAAACTGTCATTGTCTGTCTCATCACTATGTTCTTTACCATGCTCTTTCTTATGGCCTCCCTTTATGTCCACATGTTCCTGTTTGCACGCCTGCACGTTAAGCGGATCGCAGCCCTGCCCGTGGACGGGGTGCCCTACCAGCGCACCTGCATGAAGGGAGCTGTCACCATCACTATATTACTAGGGGTCTTCATTGTTTGCTGGGCACCTTTCTTCCTTCACCTCATTCTCATCATCTCTTGCCCAATGAATCCATACTGTGTTTGCTACACTTCACACTTTAATACCTATCTGGTTTTGATAATGTGCAACTCGGTCATTGATCCACTCATTTATGCTTTCCGGAGTCTGGAGATGAGAAAGACTTTCAAAGAAATTGTATGTTGCTGTTCTGGCATGAGTGTGGGACAGTGCATGCTGTAA